The genomic segment CCGACGATGTCCTCGTACTCCATCCCGAAGTACGTCGCCCCCAGGCTTTCGGCAAGCCCCAGCGTCACCCCCCCGAAGATGGCCCCCACCGTCGACCCCAGGCCGCCCAGGATGGTGATGATGAAGGCCTTCGCCGTGAAGGGCCCCCCGAGGTCGGGAAAGACGTAGTACACCGGAGCGAGCAGGCACCCCGCGGCGGCCACGAGTCCGGAACCGAGGCCGAAGGTGATCACCGTGATGCGCCCGGTGTTCACTCCCATGAGGGTCGCCGCGTCCTTGTCCTGGGCGGTCGCCCGGATGGAGCGCCCGAGGTCGGTCTTGATGAGGAAAAAGAACATGGCGACGGTGAAGGCGATGGCGATCCCGAACGCGATCGTCAGGGCCACGCTGAAGGAAATATTTCCCAGGAAGAAGGTCCGTTCGGAATAACTGGTGGTGACGTGTTTGTAGTCCGACGTGAAGATGAACCGGACGATCTCGGTCAGCACCATTCCGATCCCCACCGTCATGAGCACCTGGTTCTCGGGGAGGATCGTATCCGCCTTGATCAGGGGGTTAAGCAGGAATTTCTGGATCGCC from the Deltaproteobacteria bacterium genome contains:
- a CDS encoding branched-chain amino acid ABC transporter permease, translating into MDVFLQTLVAGVLKGGLYALIGIGMTLIMGVMGIINLAHGQLMMLAMYVTFVLSMIGVDPYIALFIAMPLLFLLGVAIQKFLLNPLIKADTILPENQVLMTVGIGMVLTEIVRFIFTSDYKHVTTSYSERTFFLGNISFSVALTIAFGIAIAFTVAMFFFLIKTDLGRSIRATAQDKDAATLMGVNTGRITVITFGLGSGLVAAAGCLLAPVYYVFPDLGGPFTAKAFIITILGGLGSTVGAIFGGVTLGLAESLGATYFGMEYEDIVGLTIFILVLLFLPGGFKRLTKV